The following is a genomic window from Loktanella sp. M215.
ATGATCTTTCCGGTGATGGCGGGGGTCTATTACTTCTATCCCTTCATCCGGAAGGGCAAGATGATGTCAGAGACGCTGGGCCGCTGGTCGTTCTGGCTGATCTTCACAGGCTTCAACGCCGCCTTCCTGCCGATGCACTATACCGGCATGATGGGCATGCCGCGCCGGGTCTATACCTATGGCGAAAGCATGGACTGGGGCTGGCTGAACATGCTGTCCACGGTCGCCAGCTTCGTCATCGCGGCAGGCTTCGTGGTCTTCGTCGTCGACCTGTTGCGCCCTAAAAAGGATTTCGAGGGCCGCCAGCGCAACCCATGGAACGCGGGCACGCTGGAATGGGCACACGACATCCCGGAGGAGAACTGGGGCACCCGCACGATCCCCTACATCACCACGCGCTATCCCCTGTGGCAGCAGCCGCAGCTGGTGGAACGGTTGGACGCGGGCCGCTTCTACCTCGGCGACACCGAATTCGGCCATCGAGAGACGCTGGTGACCTCCGTTCTGGACGCCAAACCGCTGCACATCCAGCGCGTGACCGGACCGTCTTACATCACGATGCTGGCGGCGGCCTTCACCGGCGGCGCCTTCATCTTTCCGACGTTCCACATCTACGTACCCGCGATCATCTGCGGTGCCTTCGCGATTGTCTGCGTGCTCTACTGGCTCTGGACCTCCACCGCGATCATCCCCGACGCGCCCATGGGCGATGTCGGGCTGGATTTGAAGCTGCCGCGCTACGCCTCCGGCTCTGACGCGCCGGGCTGGTGGGCGGTCTGGATCACGATGTTGGGGGATGCGACGGCCTTCGCCTCGCTGGTGTTCGGCTTCTTCTTCTACTGGACCGCCAGCGATAACTTCCCACCCCAGGGCGCCACCCATGCCAACGGCACGATGGTCGCCGCCTTCGCCGTGCTGCTGTCCTTGTCATGGGTCGCGACCCGGGTCGCCCGCGGCGTGCACCGGGACGGCAACGTCACCCTTGGCCGCCTCCTGATGGCTGCCAGCATCGCGCTGACGCTGGCGGGCGGGGCTGCGGTCTACGGCGCGGTCAGCGCCCTCAACCCCACAGAGCATGTCTATCCCGCCCTGATCTGCGGTCTGGCCGTCTGGCTTGGCGCGCATCTGATGCTGGGCGTGATCGGTCAGGGCTACTGCCTCGCGCGGTCGCTGGCAGGCAAGATGACGCCGCTTTACGATGCGGACCTGCAGAACGTCACCCTGCTCTGGCACTTCATCGCGCTGCAATCGCTGGTGACGGCGGCGGTGATCGGCCTGCTGCCGGGGTGGATGTCATGAAGGTCCAAAGCCGTAGCGAGTTCGGCACCGGCGTCGGCACCCTGCTGAAGATCACCCTCGCGCCGACGATCTGGGCGTTCCACTTCGTCATTTGCTACGCCGCCACCGCCGTCTGGTGCACCAAGCTGACCGCATCGGGCGATACCGTCACGCTCCAGACCTGGTTGATCGGCGTCACTGTCGCGGCGCTGGCGGGCATCCTGCTCTGCGGCATCACCGGCTGGCGCGCCTGGCACAAGGGCGGCTACGGAGAGGATGGCCACACCCCTGGCATCGGCGACACCGAAAGCCGCCAGCGCTTCCTCGGCCACGCCAGCGTCCTGCTCAGCGTCGTGTCCTTCATCGGAGTGATCTTCGTCATCGCCCCCGTCCTGCTGATCGGCACCTGCGCATGAAAGCCGTCGGCATCCTCGGCCTCGCCCTGCTGCTCGCCATCTGGGTCTGGCCGTGGGAGGGTTGGGTTGGCCTGTTCCCCGCCCACATGGTCCGCCACATGGGGCTGGTCGCCATCGCGGCCCCCCTGCTGGTGATCGGCTTTCCCAAGGCCACGCGCGTCTTCGCCATCTCGCCCCTCGCCGCCACGGTGTTCGAGTTCGTCACCGTCTGGGGCTTCCACCTGCCCGCCCTGCACGAAGGCGCCGCCTTCAGCACCCCTGCCTTCGTCGCGGAACAGGCGCTGTTCCTGCTCGCTGGCCTTTGCGTCTGGGCCGGGTGCCTGCGCGGCGGCGGGCTCGCGGGCGCGGGTGGCCTCTTGCTGACCTCCATGCACATGACTCTGCTGGGCGCGCTGCTGACGCTGGCCCCGCGCGTCCTCTACGTGCCGGGCTGCGTCGGATCGCTGGCAGAGCAACAGCTCGGCGGCATGATGATGCTGGCGATCGGCACACCGATCTATCTGGTCGCAGGCCTCTGGCTGACCGGCGGCGCTCTCAAGGAGGAAGCGGCATGAAACGCGTTCTGCAGACCCTCGCCGTGCTGGCAGTGCTGGGCATCCTCGGCGGGTCCGCCGTGGTGTTCGGCGGGCTTTACAACGTCTCGGCCCGGCTAGGACATTTCCCCGGCGTGCCATTTATCCTGCACACGACCTTCAACAATTCGGTCAAGCGCCGCGCCCCCGCCGAAAGCGCCGTTCCCGATCTGGACGCCGAAGGGATGGTTGCCCTCGGGGCCAAGCACTTCGACGGCGGCTGCAAGGTCTGCCACGCCGCCCCGGGGCAAGAGCGTTGGGCAATCCCCACCGTCATGGTCCCCGCACCGCCCCACATCACCGAAGCGGTGCAGGACTGGCACCCAAACGAGCTGCACTGGATCGTCGACGAAGGCGTCAAGATGTCCGGCATGCCCTACTGGCCCGCCACGCGAACCGACGACATCTGGCCCGTCGTGGCCTTTCTCGACGCGGTGCAGGACGGCATGACCGGCCAGACCTACGCCGACCTGACAGCACACCCGGCACGGCCCGAGGGCGCACCGGATGCCCTGCCCTACTGCGCCATGTGCCACACCAACAGCGGACGCAGCGACAACCCGTTGATCCCGCGCCTCGACATCCAGCCGCAGGCCTACCTCGAACAGACGCTGCTGGCCTACGCGGACGGCAGCCGCAACAGCGGCATCATGCACGTCGCCGCCTCTCGCGTGACGCAAGCCGACCTGATGGAACTGGCCGCATGGTTCGGATCACAGGACGCGGCCCCTACGACGACAAGCGAGGTCACCGACCGCGATATGATCGCGCGGGGTGCTGCACTGGCGATGCAGGGCACCCGCGACGTGCCCGCCTGCACCTCCTGCCACGGCCCCAAGGCCGGTCCCCGCGCCGCCGACTTTCCGCGTCTGGCGGGGCAAAGCGTCACCTTCCTGTCCGAACAGCTGCACCTTTGGCGCGACGGCACGCGCGGCGGCGGGGCAAAGGCCAACCTGATGACCAAGGCCGCACAGGACCTGAGCGACGACGACATCGCCGCCCTCTCTGCCTGGTTCGCCGCACAGCCCGCGACCCGCTAGGGCATCTGCGCACCGACAGTCTGCGGCAAAGGGGCTTTTCGCGTGAGGCGCGACATGCCACTTTTCGTGCATGCGGCGCACCCTGCCGCGCCCCTCTGCCCGGAAAGGATGCCCGCCATGAGCTGGAGCCCCACCCCCGACCCGACCCTCGGCGACCGCGACAGCGTCAACGCCGTCGACATCCTGATCGTCCCCCGCGCCGTCGATCTGGGAGAGATGACCGTCCGCCGCGCCCTGCCCTCGACCAAGCGGCAGATGGTCGGCCCCTTCATCTTCTTCGACCAGATGGGCCCGGCGGAATTCCTGACCGATCAGGGCATCGACGTGCGCCCGCATCCCCACATCAACCTCGCCACCCTGACCTATCTGTTCGAGGGCGAGATCCTGCACCGCGACAGCCTCGGCACCGAACAGGCGATCAAACCCGGGGCCGTGAACTGGATGCGCGCCGGACGCGGCATCGTCCATTCCGAACGCACCAGCCCCGAACGCAAGCGCGACGGCCAGCGCCTGTTCGGCATCCAGACCTGGATGGCCCTGCCAGAGGACCGCGAGGAGGACGACCCCGCCTTCCTGCACCACGGTCGCGACAGCCTGCCCCACATCGATGCCGACGGCGTCACCGCCCGCCTGATCGCCGGGCAGGCCTTCGGCGAAACCTCGCCGCTGGTCACCGCCTCCGACACGCTCTACGCCGACGTGGCCCTCGCCGCGGGGCGGTCCATGCCGATCGACCCTACGACCGAAGAATGCGCGATCTACACCATATCGGGCGAGATCAGCATCGCCGGCGACACCTTCGGCCCGGCGCAACTGCTGGTCCTGCACCCCGGCGACCGGATCACCGTGCGCGCAGGCTCCGACGCCCGCTTCATGCTGTTCGGCGGCGCGCCGATGGGGGCACCGCGCTACATCTGGTGGAATTTCGTCTCCTCCCGGCTCGAGCGGATTGAGGCCGCCAAGGAGGAATGGGCGCGCGGCCGCTTCGACACCGTGCCGGGAGACGAGGCCGATTTCATTCCTTTGCCCGAAGACATCGGCAAGCCGCGCAAGGCGCAGGGCGGGGTATCCTACCCCTGATCGCTGATGCTGCGAGCCGGGCTGGCATCCCGGCCCGACCTGCCGCATGATCGAGCCATGACGGCCCCACACGGACGGGACCGCCCCCCGTCTTTGCAAGCCTACAGGATGCACCCCATGCAGAACGAAAACCCGATCTGGCCGCTGGTCGATGCCCGAGCGGCAGAGTTCACCGGCCTCGC
Proteins encoded in this region:
- a CDS encoding pirin family protein produces the protein MSWSPTPDPTLGDRDSVNAVDILIVPRAVDLGEMTVRRALPSTKRQMVGPFIFFDQMGPAEFLTDQGIDVRPHPHINLATLTYLFEGEILHRDSLGTEQAIKPGAVNWMRAGRGIVHSERTSPERKRDGQRLFGIQTWMALPEDREEDDPAFLHHGRDSLPHIDADGVTARLIAGQAFGETSPLVTASDTLYADVALAAGRSMPIDPTTEECAIYTISGEISIAGDTFGPAQLLVLHPGDRITVRAGSDARFMLFGGAPMGAPRYIWWNFVSSRLERIEAAKEEWARGRFDTVPGDEADFIPLPEDIGKPRKAQGGVSYP
- a CDS encoding c-type cytochrome — its product is MKRVLQTLAVLAVLGILGGSAVVFGGLYNVSARLGHFPGVPFILHTTFNNSVKRRAPAESAVPDLDAEGMVALGAKHFDGGCKVCHAAPGQERWAIPTVMVPAPPHITEAVQDWHPNELHWIVDEGVKMSGMPYWPATRTDDIWPVVAFLDAVQDGMTGQTYADLTAHPARPEGAPDALPYCAMCHTNSGRSDNPLIPRLDIQPQAYLEQTLLAYADGSRNSGIMHVAASRVTQADLMELAAWFGSQDAAPTTTSEVTDRDMIARGAALAMQGTRDVPACTSCHGPKAGPRAADFPRLAGQSVTFLSEQLHLWRDGTRGGGAKANLMTKAAQDLSDDDIAALSAWFAAQPATR
- the ctaD gene encoding cytochrome c oxidase subunit I, whose protein sequence is MKYSGTHRPQPEGIWPPTEDMLAAPVDRAEQAKREDRLRRAWDEPTGIAYWTAVNNDKVGAWYSLTALFFMLCAGVLALLMRVQLAVPDNQFLDADRFNQFFTMHGSAMMFLFAVPMFEAISILVLPAFLGARDMPFPRLSAYGYWCFLIGGVFVMGSVLFDSGPRGGWFMYPPLSTMDEGVGADIWLLGLSFIEVASIAAAVELIVGVLKCRPPGMRVNLMPLYAWYVLVVGGMILFAFPPLIAGDFLFEMERSFDWPFFDPTRGGDPMLWQHLFWIFGHPEVYIIFLPSIAIAAMVVPTVAQRPIVGYSWIVLSAVGVGFLSFGLWVHHMFTTGLPTISLGFFSAASEAVVIPTGIQIFVFAATLMVGKVKKSLPMLWIAGALAIFTLGGLTGVMLAIAPFNWAVHDTYFVVAHLHYTLFGGMIFPVMAGVYYFYPFIRKGKMMSETLGRWSFWLIFTGFNAAFLPMHYTGMMGMPRRVYTYGESMDWGWLNMLSTVASFVIAAGFVVFVVDLLRPKKDFEGRQRNPWNAGTLEWAHDIPEENWGTRTIPYITTRYPLWQQPQLVERLDAGRFYLGDTEFGHRETLVTSVLDAKPLHIQRVTGPSYITMLAAAFTGGAFIFPTFHIYVPAIICGAFAIVCVLYWLWTSTAIIPDAPMGDVGLDLKLPRYASGSDAPGWWAVWITMLGDATAFASLVFGFFFYWTASDNFPPQGATHANGTMVAAFAVLLSLSWVATRVARGVHRDGNVTLGRLLMAASIALTLAGGAAVYGAVSALNPTEHVYPALICGLAVWLGAHLMLGVIGQGYCLARSLAGKMTPLYDADLQNVTLLWHFIALQSLVTAAVIGLLPGWMS
- a CDS encoding cytochrome c oxidase assembly protein, translating into MKAVGILGLALLLAIWVWPWEGWVGLFPAHMVRHMGLVAIAAPLLVIGFPKATRVFAISPLAATVFEFVTVWGFHLPALHEGAAFSTPAFVAEQALFLLAGLCVWAGCLRGGGLAGAGGLLLTSMHMTLLGALLTLAPRVLYVPGCVGSLAEQQLGGMMMLAIGTPIYLVAGLWLTGGALKEEAA